A section of the Mesorhizobium loti genome encodes:
- a CDS encoding NAD(P)H-dependent glycerol-3-phosphate dehydrogenase, giving the protein MTGEARNNPGKSGWRVAVLGGGAWGTALALAMLRAGHAVRLFARDPETVAAIGRGQNPRYLPGIAIAPGIEATSDIRAALAGADCVLAVTPAQSLRATLAAAKDHIPDGIPLVLCAKGIERDTGSLLSAIVTEILPRNPVAALSGPSFATDVARGLPTAVVVAAGDEALAADLAARFSAENLRCYSSDDLIGVEIGGALKNVFAIAAGAVTGAGLGASAQAAMVTRGFVELRRIGAAFGARPETLMGLSGLGDLLLTCSSAQSRNFAYGLALGQGKSLSGLPLAEGVPTAAIAARIAAERGIDAPIITAVAAILDGTITIRQAVTALMTRPLKTETND; this is encoded by the coding sequence ATGACGGGTGAAGCCAGGAACAATCCAGGCAAAAGCGGCTGGCGTGTCGCCGTGCTCGGCGGCGGCGCCTGGGGCACGGCGCTGGCGCTGGCCATGCTGCGCGCCGGACATGCGGTGCGGCTCTTCGCGCGCGATCCGGAAACCGTGGCCGCGATCGGCCGGGGCCAGAACCCGCGCTACCTGCCCGGCATCGCGATTGCGCCCGGCATCGAAGCGACATCGGACATCAGGGCGGCGCTCGCCGGTGCCGATTGCGTGTTGGCGGTGACACCGGCGCAGTCCTTGCGGGCGACGCTGGCGGCCGCGAAGGACCATATTCCGGACGGCATCCCGCTCGTTCTCTGCGCCAAGGGCATCGAGCGCGACACCGGCTCCTTGCTGTCGGCGATTGTCACCGAGATCCTGCCGCGAAACCCTGTCGCCGCCTTGTCTGGCCCGAGCTTCGCCACCGATGTCGCCCGAGGCCTGCCGACAGCGGTAGTGGTGGCCGCCGGCGACGAGGCCCTGGCGGCCGACCTCGCTGCCCGCTTTTCCGCGGAGAATCTGCGTTGCTATTCGAGCGACGACCTGATCGGCGTCGAGATCGGCGGCGCCCTGAAGAATGTCTTTGCGATTGCCGCGGGTGCCGTCACCGGCGCCGGGCTCGGCGCCAGCGCCCAGGCCGCGATGGTGACGCGTGGCTTCGTCGAACTGCGCCGCATCGGCGCCGCCTTCGGCGCCCGGCCAGAGACGCTGATGGGGCTTTCCGGCCTTGGCGACCTGCTGCTGACCTGCTCGTCGGCGCAATCGCGCAATTTCGCCTACGGGCTGGCGCTCGGGCAGGGCAAGTCGCTTTCCGGACTGCCGCTGGCGGAAGGCGTGCCGACCGCGGCGATCGCCGCTCGCATCGCCGCCGAACGCGGCATCGACGCCCCGATCATCACCGCAGTCGCTGCCATACTGGACGGCACCATCACCATCCGCCAGGCTGTGACGGCCTTGATGACCCGGCCGCTGAAGACCGAAACCAACGATTGA
- a CDS encoding DUF1761 domain-containing protein yields MDFSAVNWLAAIAAAVLAWLFGAAWYMALSKAWLKAARLDPATMKKSPLPFVISFIAELVMAYIMALVVGAMTGGEPTLLAGLVFGFVLWLGFIATTLSVNHRYENFGWDLTLIDGGHWLGVLLIIGAVIGWFGAAAS; encoded by the coding sequence ATGGATTTTTCGGCAGTGAACTGGCTGGCGGCGATCGCCGCCGCCGTCTTGGCCTGGCTGTTCGGAGCCGCCTGGTACATGGCCCTGAGCAAAGCGTGGCTGAAGGCGGCCAGGCTCGATCCGGCGACGATGAAGAAATCGCCGTTGCCTTTCGTCATCAGCTTCATCGCCGAACTGGTCATGGCCTATATCATGGCCCTGGTCGTCGGCGCGATGACCGGCGGTGAGCCGACACTGCTTGCCGGGCTTGTCTTCGGCTTCGTGCTGTGGCTGGGTTTCATCGCGACAACGCTGTCGGTAAATCATCGCTACGAGAATTTCGGCTGGGACCTGACCCTCATCGATGGCGGTCACTGGCTGGGTGTGCTGTTGATCATCGGTGCGGTGATCGGCTGGTTCGGTGCCGCGGCAAGCTGA
- the hemC gene encoding hydroxymethylbilane synthase encodes MQTTLKIGTRGSPLALAQAHETQARLMAAHKMPADAFEVVVISTSGDRIQDRPLSEAGGKGLFTKEIEEALLAGAIDIAVHSSKDMPTQLPDGLELSAFLPREDARDAFVGKAVKTIAELPRGAKVGSSSLRRQALIRRMRPDLDVVMFRGNVQTRLRKLDEGVAAGTILAYAGLKRLGLEHVATDLMPLEIFPPAPGQGAIGIETRIGDRAAERMLVAIHDVPTGQALACERAFLAALDGSCRTPIAGYAAIDAGKLTFAGLIISPDGTQSHTVELQGAAQDAARIGDEAARTVRAKAGEKFFDGWV; translated from the coding sequence ATGCAAACAACCTTGAAAATCGGAACACGCGGCAGCCCGCTGGCGCTCGCCCAGGCGCATGAAACGCAGGCGCGTCTGATGGCGGCGCATAAAATGCCGGCGGATGCCTTCGAGGTTGTCGTCATTTCGACGAGCGGCGACCGCATCCAGGACCGTCCGCTGTCGGAGGCCGGCGGCAAGGGCCTGTTCACCAAGGAGATCGAGGAAGCCCTGCTCGCCGGCGCGATCGACATCGCCGTCCATTCGTCCAAGGACATGCCGACGCAATTGCCGGACGGCCTCGAGCTCTCCGCCTTCCTGCCGCGCGAGGATGCGCGCGACGCCTTTGTCGGCAAGGCGGTGAAGACGATCGCCGAACTGCCGCGCGGCGCCAAAGTGGGCTCTTCATCGCTCAGGCGGCAGGCGCTGATCCGCCGCATGCGGCCGGATCTCGACGTGGTGATGTTCCGCGGCAATGTGCAGACGCGGCTGCGCAAGCTCGACGAAGGCGTCGCGGCTGGAACCATCCTCGCTTATGCCGGGCTGAAGCGGCTGGGGCTCGAACATGTCGCCACGGATTTGATGCCGCTCGAGATCTTCCCGCCGGCGCCCGGCCAAGGCGCGATCGGCATCGAGACGCGCATCGGCGATCGCGCTGCCGAGAGGATGCTGGTGGCGATCCACGATGTGCCGACCGGACAGGCACTCGCCTGCGAGCGCGCCTTCCTGGCGGCGCTCGACGGTTCCTGCCGCACGCCGATCGCCGGCTATGCGGCGATCGATGCCGGAAAACTCACCTTCGCCGGCCTGATCATCTCGCCCGACGGCACGCAGTCGCACACGGTCGAACTGCAAGGAGCAGCACAGGATGCCGCCCGCATCGGCGATGAGGCCGCGCGGACGGTGCGGGCCAAGGCCGGCGAAAAGTTCTTCGACGGCTGGGTCTGA
- the tsaD gene encoding tRNA (adenosine(37)-N6)-threonylcarbamoyltransferase complex transferase subunit TsaD, translating to MRVLGIETSCDETAASVVALEGDAAPKILSNVVLSQIEEHAAFGGVVPEIAARAHVEALDGIVEAALADSGTALADIDAIAATAGPGLVGGLIVGLMTAKAIAAAAGKPLIAINHLEGHALTARLTDGLEFPYLLLLVSGGHTQILAVRGVGDYQRWATTIDDALGEAFDKTAKMLGLPYPGGPNVEKAARSGDPMRFAFPRPMKGSAQPDFSFSGLKTAVRQAATAIEPLSDQDVADICASFQAAVADALADRVSRALARFSETFPGTRNPALVVAGGVAANRTIKATLERLCAQAGFTFVAPPLKLCTDNAAMIAWAGIERLREGMAQENGFDFVPRSRWPLDSISAPMVGSGRRGAKA from the coding sequence ATCCGTGTTCTGGGCATTGAGACGAGTTGCGACGAGACAGCCGCCAGTGTCGTGGCGCTCGAGGGCGATGCCGCGCCGAAAATCCTGTCCAACGTCGTGCTTTCCCAGATCGAGGAGCATGCCGCCTTCGGCGGCGTCGTGCCCGAGATTGCCGCGCGCGCCCATGTCGAGGCGCTGGACGGCATTGTCGAGGCGGCCCTTGCCGATTCGGGCACGGCCCTTGCCGATATCGATGCCATCGCCGCCACCGCCGGCCCCGGCCTGGTCGGCGGCCTGATCGTCGGGCTGATGACGGCCAAGGCGATCGCCGCGGCGGCGGGCAAGCCGCTGATCGCCATCAACCACCTGGAGGGCCACGCCTTGACGGCACGGCTGACCGACGGGCTCGAGTTTCCCTATTTGCTGCTGCTCGTCTCCGGCGGTCACACGCAGATCCTGGCCGTGCGCGGTGTCGGCGACTATCAGCGCTGGGCCACCACCATTGATGACGCGCTCGGCGAAGCCTTCGACAAGACCGCCAAGATGCTCGGCCTGCCCTATCCCGGCGGCCCGAATGTCGAGAAGGCGGCACGGAGCGGCGACCCCATGCGCTTTGCCTTTCCCAGGCCGATGAAGGGATCGGCGCAGCCCGATTTCTCCTTCTCCGGCCTGAAGACCGCCGTGCGCCAGGCCGCCACGGCGATCGAGCCGCTGAGCGACCAGGACGTCGCCGACATCTGCGCCTCATTCCAGGCGGCGGTCGCCGATGCGCTTGCCGACCGTGTATCGCGCGCGTTGGCACGGTTCAGCGAAACATTTCCCGGCACCAGGAACCCGGCGCTGGTCGTCGCCGGCGGCGTCGCCGCCAACCGCACGATCAAGGCGACGCTGGAGCGGCTTTGCGCCCAGGCCGGTTTCACCTTTGTCGCGCCGCCGCTGAAACTTTGCACCGACAATGCGGCGATGATCGCCTGGGCCGGGATCGAGCGCCTGCGCGAAGGCATGGCGCAGGAGAACGGCTTCGATTTCGTGCCGCGTTCGCGCTGGCCGCTGGACAGCATCTCGGCGCCGATGGTCGGCTCCGGCCGGCGCGGAGCCAAGGCATGA
- a CDS encoding class I SAM-dependent methyltransferase, with the protein MTALTPHSARQFILDNTALMAPPHVPEILLHLADEAHDLWQRTEDELVEIGLPPPFWAFAWAGGQGLARYILDNPETVRAKRVLDFASGSGLVGIAAARAGAAQVTAADIDPFCATAIRLNGEANGVGVDFLGMDCIGTDAGWDVILAGDVFYDRSFADRLMPWFATLKARGAEILVGDPGRSYLPGSGLEPLAVYEVAVTRALEDSLVKRTTVWRFA; encoded by the coding sequence GTGACCGCCCTCACCCCGCACAGCGCCAGGCAGTTCATCCTCGACAACACCGCGCTGATGGCGCCGCCGCATGTACCTGAGATTCTGCTTCATCTTGCCGATGAAGCGCACGATCTTTGGCAGCGCACCGAGGACGAACTGGTCGAGATCGGCCTGCCGCCACCCTTCTGGGCCTTCGCCTGGGCCGGCGGCCAGGGCCTCGCCCGCTATATCCTGGACAATCCCGAGACGGTGCGGGCCAAGCGCGTGCTCGACTTCGCCTCGGGTTCCGGCCTTGTCGGGATCGCCGCCGCCAGGGCGGGTGCTGCCCAAGTGACCGCCGCCGACATCGATCCGTTCTGCGCCACCGCCATACGTCTCAATGGTGAGGCCAATGGCGTCGGCGTCGATTTCCTAGGCATGGACTGCATCGGCACCGATGCGGGCTGGGATGTGATCCTCGCCGGTGACGTTTTCTACGACAGATCCTTCGCCGACCGCCTGATGCCGTGGTTCGCAACGCTCAAGGCGCGTGGCGCCGAGATCCTCGTGGGAGATCCCGGCCGGTCGTATCTGCCAGGATCAGGGCTGGAACCGCTTGCGGTCTATGAGGTCGCCGTCACGCGGGCACTGGAGGATTCGCTGGTCAAGCGCACCACCGTCTGGCGCTTTGCTTGA
- a CDS encoding EVE domain-containing protein, protein MNYWLFKSEPFKFSFEMLKAKGKAGTQWDGVRNYAARNNMKAMQIGDLGFFYHSNEGLNVVGIAEVCALAHPDTTSDDPRWECVDVRAFKDVPNPPTLAEIKANPKLAEMALVRLGRLSVQPVTPAEWKEVCRMGGLTPAP, encoded by the coding sequence ATGAACTACTGGCTGTTCAAATCGGAGCCGTTCAAGTTCTCCTTCGAGATGCTGAAGGCCAAGGGCAAAGCCGGCACGCAGTGGGATGGCGTACGCAATTACGCCGCCCGCAACAACATGAAGGCCATGCAGATCGGCGATCTCGGCTTCTTCTACCATTCCAACGAGGGGCTGAACGTGGTCGGCATCGCCGAGGTCTGCGCGCTCGCCCATCCCGACACCACGTCGGACGATCCGCGTTGGGAGTGCGTCGATGTCCGCGCTTTCAAGGATGTCCCCAACCCGCCGACGCTGGCGGAGATCAAGGCCAACCCGAAGCTTGCCGAGATGGCGCTGGTGCGGCTTGGACGGCTTTCCGTGCAGCCGGTCACCCCGGCCGAATGGAAGGAAGTCTGCCGCATGGGCGGCTTGACGCCGGCTCCGTGA
- a CDS encoding uroporphyrinogen-III synthase produces the protein MLRVLVTRPEPGASRTARRLQDTGFQPVLLPLTETATLPVDAGLIPDDAVAVAVTSANALRHAPREVIAALAALPCHAVGARTGEAARKMGFSSVVEGAGDAEALADSLATAFPGKAIVYPCGRVRFPLFEQRLEAAGVLVHAMETYDTLPVRHSDGTILALMSGRPVDAVLLYSAKAAAAMQVLATRPALQGVFEKTRFFALSARIAAAFDDSGGKAIRVAEEPDEGALLALLPAPR, from the coding sequence ATGCTTCGCGTCCTGGTGACCAGACCGGAACCGGGCGCCTCGCGCACGGCCCGGCGGCTTCAGGACACAGGCTTTCAGCCGGTTCTCCTGCCGCTGACTGAAACGGCGACTTTGCCTGTCGATGCCGGGCTGATTCCAGATGACGCTGTCGCCGTTGCCGTCACCAGCGCCAATGCCTTGCGTCATGCCCCCAGGGAAGTGATCGCGGCGCTCGCCGCCCTGCCTTGCCACGCCGTAGGCGCCAGGACCGGCGAAGCGGCTCGCAAGATGGGGTTCTCGTCGGTCGTTGAAGGCGCCGGCGATGCCGAGGCGTTGGCCGATAGCCTTGCGACCGCGTTTCCCGGCAAGGCAATCGTCTATCCCTGCGGCCGCGTGCGGTTTCCGCTGTTCGAGCAGAGGCTGGAAGCGGCTGGGGTCCTGGTTCATGCCATGGAGACGTATGACACGCTTCCGGTGCGGCATTCGGATGGTACCATCCTTGCGCTTATGTCCGGCCGGCCGGTCGATGCGGTGCTGCTCTATTCGGCCAAGGCGGCCGCCGCGATGCAGGTTCTCGCCACACGGCCTGCCTTGCAAGGCGTCTTTGAAAAGACACGCTTTTTCGCTCTTTCCGCGCGTATCGCCGCTGCATTCGACGACAGTGGCGGCAAGGCAATCCGCGTCGCCGAGGAGCCCGATGAGGGAGCCCTGCTGGCACTTTTGCCGGCGCCCCGCTGA
- the gcvA gene encoding transcriptional regulator GcvA, protein MATLLPGTRALRTLEAAARHLNFTRAADELGLTPAAVSHQIKEIEDQLGIVLFTRTSRTIRLTEAGTVLFEAATDTLDLLGRAVMRARKMARGTEFLKVTLDAQFAAKWLMRRVEDFRKQRPGIELRFDIAYGLRDFDLDDVDVGIRFGAGKYPGLCAHRLFDNIIIPVCSPGLLASGPPLREPRDLFLHTLAHIEWARQGVTWPNWRMWMAAAGVDDFDDSRTVVFGTSTDAVQAALDGNAVALADFAMVANDLSEGRLVQPFALSIKVAPEYAYFLVYPQGMVDDPRIVAFREWILEEVARTRTTDKA, encoded by the coding sequence ATGGCAACCCTGCTGCCGGGAACGCGGGCGTTGAGGACGCTGGAGGCGGCGGCGCGTCACCTCAATTTCACTCGCGCCGCCGACGAACTTGGGCTGACGCCGGCGGCAGTCAGCCACCAGATCAAGGAAATCGAGGATCAGCTCGGCATCGTGCTTTTCACGCGCACCAGCCGCACCATCCGTCTGACGGAGGCGGGCACGGTGCTGTTCGAGGCCGCGACCGACACGCTCGACCTGCTTGGGCGGGCCGTCATGCGGGCGCGCAAGATGGCACGCGGGACGGAGTTTCTGAAGGTAACGCTGGATGCCCAGTTCGCGGCGAAATGGCTGATGCGGCGCGTCGAGGATTTCCGCAAGCAAAGGCCGGGGATCGAGCTCAGGTTCGACATCGCCTACGGGCTGCGTGATTTCGACCTGGATGATGTCGATGTCGGCATCCGCTTCGGCGCCGGCAAGTATCCGGGGCTTTGCGCGCACCGCCTGTTCGACAACATCATCATCCCGGTGTGCAGCCCAGGCCTGCTGGCGTCCGGGCCACCGTTGCGCGAACCGCGCGACCTCTTCCTCCACACGCTCGCCCATATCGAATGGGCGCGGCAGGGGGTGACATGGCCGAACTGGCGCATGTGGATGGCGGCGGCCGGTGTCGACGATTTCGACGACAGCCGCACCGTTGTCTTCGGCACCTCCACGGATGCGGTCCAGGCGGCGCTCGACGGCAACGCCGTCGCACTCGCCGATTTCGCCATGGTGGCGAACGACCTTTCCGAAGGCCGGCTGGTGCAGCCCTTCGCGCTCAGCATCAAGGTCGCGCCCGAATACGCCTATTTCCTGGTCTATCCCCAGGGGATGGTTGACGACCCCCGCATCGTCGCTTTCCGTGAATGGATACTGGAGGAAGTGGCCAGGACGCGAACGACGGACAAGGCATAG
- a CDS encoding COG4223 family protein, protein MVKTPKMRHSKSRREPVTIDLEPGAVSRIVDEDAAKSPATSEEAQAAEGSQAEIPEEPVHADQTDLEPWEHADAAGQAGTEPPVEAKAAGPELPYPGSDAPSDAAKASDYNFEDASAKRADNSKARTETRGEKMAPTPPSARRGGVNGIAAGLIGGVIALVGAGGLQFAGLLGAPGSGTGVSLDGVNGEIASLKSEIAGLKETGGNNDAAAKMVGLSSGLEQVKADVAALKSAVEQGGAGLAALGDKVKQIETALAALGKAGSAAPVDLGPLNEKLADLEALVKSTDEAAKARDGRLTALEQSVSQLSGKVEAAAGQPKIALAIAASALKSALERGAPFSAELDTLAAISPNAPELATLRPYAEKGVPTRTEIASQMDAAANAMVAAATPVDQNAGFLQNLMSSAESLVKVRPIGAVEGMGAPETVARMEVAVTQGDYAKALTEYNSLPEAAKAAGADFAGKLKARIEVETQVDALISGAMKA, encoded by the coding sequence ATGGTCAAGACGCCGAAGATGCGACACTCGAAAAGCCGCCGCGAGCCGGTGACCATCGATCTCGAACCCGGCGCCGTCTCCCGTATCGTCGACGAGGATGCCGCGAAGTCGCCAGCGACAAGCGAAGAAGCCCAGGCCGCGGAAGGGTCTCAAGCGGAGATTCCCGAGGAGCCGGTGCATGCCGACCAGACCGACCTTGAACCCTGGGAACACGCCGATGCCGCCGGGCAGGCCGGGACAGAGCCGCCCGTGGAGGCCAAAGCCGCTGGGCCGGAGCTGCCCTATCCCGGTTCGGATGCACCGTCCGACGCCGCCAAGGCCTCGGACTACAATTTCGAGGACGCGTCGGCGAAGCGCGCCGACAACAGCAAGGCAAGAACCGAGACACGGGGCGAAAAAATGGCGCCGACTCCTCCTTCGGCAAGGCGTGGCGGCGTCAACGGCATTGCCGCCGGCCTTATCGGCGGCGTCATCGCGCTGGTCGGCGCCGGCGGCCTGCAGTTTGCGGGCCTGCTAGGCGCGCCCGGTTCCGGCACCGGCGTCTCACTCGACGGCGTCAATGGCGAGATCGCCTCGCTGAAGAGCGAAATCGCCGGCTTGAAGGAAACCGGCGGCAACAATGACGCGGCGGCCAAGATGGTCGGGCTTTCCTCGGGTCTGGAGCAGGTAAAGGCCGATGTCGCGGCGCTGAAATCGGCGGTCGAGCAGGGTGGCGCCGGGCTTGCCGCACTCGGCGACAAGGTCAAGCAGATCGAAACCGCGCTCGCCGCTCTCGGCAAGGCCGGCAGCGCCGCACCTGTCGATCTCGGGCCGCTCAACGAAAAACTGGCCGATCTCGAGGCGCTGGTGAAATCAACAGACGAGGCGGCGAAGGCCAGGGATGGCCGGCTGACCGCGCTGGAGCAGTCGGTGTCGCAGCTTTCCGGCAAGGTCGAGGCGGCTGCGGGTCAGCCCAAGATCGCGCTCGCCATTGCCGCGTCGGCCTTGAAGTCGGCGCTCGAACGCGGCGCGCCGTTCTCGGCGGAACTCGATACGCTGGCCGCGATCTCTCCCAACGCGCCTGAACTCGCGACCTTGCGGCCCTATGCCGAAAAGGGCGTTCCGACCCGCACCGAGATCGCCTCGCAGATGGATGCCGCCGCCAATGCCATGGTCGCCGCCGCCACGCCGGTCGACCAGAATGCCGGCTTCCTGCAGAACCTGATGTCGAGCGCCGAATCGCTGGTCAAGGTCCGGCCGATCGGCGCCGTCGAGGGTATGGGCGCACCCGAAACCGTGGCGCGCATGGAAGTGGCGGTCACCCAGGGCGACTATGCCAAGGCGCTCACCGAGTATAATTCGCTGCCTGAAGCGGCGAAGGCCGCGGGCGCCGACTTTGCCGGCAAACTGAAGGCGCGCATCGAGGTCGAAACCCAGGTCGACGCCCTGATCTCCGGCGCGATGAAGGCATGA
- a CDS encoding YciI-like protein, which produces MLFALICKDKPGSLQVRLDTRPEHVAFLEGLNGDKKLAFAGPFLDADGKPNGSLVVVEAPDLAGAQALSAADPYAKAGLFENVEIRPWNWTFNKPAAS; this is translated from the coding sequence ATGCTGTTTGCTTTGATTTGCAAGGACAAGCCGGGAAGCCTGCAGGTGCGCCTCGACACGCGGCCCGAGCATGTCGCCTTTCTCGAGGGGCTGAATGGCGACAAGAAACTGGCGTTTGCCGGTCCGTTCCTCGATGCCGACGGCAAGCCCAATGGCAGCCTCGTGGTCGTCGAGGCGCCGGATCTGGCGGGAGCGCAGGCCCTGTCGGCCGCCGACCCCTATGCCAAGGCCGGACTGTTCGAAAACGTCGAAATCCGCCCGTGGAACTGGACGTTCAACAAGCCGGCGGCTAGTTAA
- a CDS encoding L,D-transpeptidase family protein: MLVKRLRVLTVRARPGHPSQGLLQAGNAVFACALGHGGISADKREGDGATPLGSMRILSGYFRGDQFAGGRRTRLAMTPIGPDLGWCEVPDDRNYNRPVKIPYRASHERMRRDDDLYDACLVLDWNIAPRRRGRGSAIFFHLARPGFTPTQGCVAVSARTMARLLPLLSARTVVRVVR; the protein is encoded by the coding sequence ATTTTGGTAAAACGGCTGCGCGTGCTGACCGTGCGGGCGAGGCCCGGCCACCCCAGCCAGGGCCTTTTGCAGGCCGGCAATGCGGTGTTTGCCTGCGCGTTGGGGCATGGCGGCATCTCGGCCGACAAGCGCGAGGGCGACGGCGCCACGCCGCTGGGCTCGATGCGGATCCTGTCGGGTTATTTTCGGGGAGATCAGTTCGCCGGCGGTCGCCGGACGCGTCTGGCGATGACGCCGATCGGGCCCGATCTCGGCTGGTGCGAGGTTCCTGACGACCGCAACTACAACCGTCCGGTCAAGATTCCCTACCGCGCCAGCCACGAACGCATGCGGCGCGACGACGATCTCTATGATGCCTGCCTGGTGCTCGACTGGAACATCGCGCCACGCCGCAGGGGGCGCGGCAGCGCCATCTTCTTCCACTTGGCGCGTCCCGGTTTCACACCGACGCAAGGCTGCGTCGCGGTGAGCGCACGCACGATGGCGCGGTTGCTGCCGCTGCTGTCGGCCCGGACGGTGGTCAGGGTGGTGAGGTAG
- a CDS encoding glycosyltransferase family 25 protein: MADESGFPRDLVFTRVCHVKQGYDDRRRHIVREFERRGVPVYFYTDWDQADITPEIRDELIAPAFTHPPAVSLALKHVGIWRDFLETDQPYCLVFEDDVFLARDFVAKFRQGLAELGSPKRKAVIYLGNGSNYYTPSWKLRKGQRLYPALHARCADSYLITRPVAEARCAWVDRNKIFTAIDHQIEQMDEELGVEMLWFERPIAEQGSENGAFHTSVSGKPHSLLYKSLKWKWKKYTRMIFGHNARS; this comes from the coding sequence ATGGCAGATGAGTCCGGTTTCCCGCGCGACCTGGTGTTCACCCGGGTCTGCCACGTCAAACAGGGCTATGACGACCGGCGCCGCCACATTGTCCGCGAATTCGAGCGGCGCGGCGTGCCGGTCTATTTCTATACCGACTGGGATCAGGCCGACATCACGCCGGAGATCCGCGACGAGTTGATCGCGCCGGCCTTTACCCACCCTCCGGCCGTCTCGCTGGCGCTGAAGCATGTCGGCATCTGGCGCGATTTCCTCGAGACCGACCAGCCTTATTGCCTGGTGTTCGAGGACGACGTGTTCCTCGCCCGCGACTTCGTCGCCAAGTTCCGGCAGGGACTGGCCGAGCTCGGCAGCCCCAAGCGCAAGGCCGTCATCTATCTCGGCAATGGCAGCAACTACTACACACCGAGCTGGAAACTGCGGAAGGGTCAAAGGCTCTACCCGGCACTGCATGCGCGCTGTGCCGATTCCTATCTCATCACCCGGCCGGTGGCGGAAGCGCGCTGCGCCTGGGTCGACCGCAACAAGATCTTCACGGCGATCGACCACCAAATCGAACAGATGGACGAAGAGCTGGGGGTCGAAATGTTGTGGTTCGAACGGCCGATCGCTGAACAGGGAAGCGAAAATGGCGCATTCCACACGTCCGTTTCCGGCAAGCCGCATTCGCTTCTGTACAAAAGCCTGAAATGGAAGTGGAAGAAATACACCCGCATGATCTTCGGCCACAATGCCAGGTCGTGA